One window from the genome of Lentimicrobium sp. L6 encodes:
- a CDS encoding isoprenyl transferase encodes MNYKDQVIKERLPKHIAIIMDGNGRWAKQRGRLRVFGHENGVNAVRNTVEAAAEIGVDYLTLYAFSTENWNRPQKEVDALMSLLVKSLNKETATLNKNNIKLNAIGDLKSLQPKTYTELMKAIENTKENTRTTLTLALSYSSRWEITNMVKKIAEETSKGNLEVENIDEKIISNHLSTSHIPDPELLIRTSGEHRISNFLLWQIAYSELYFCPKLWPDFGKEDFYEAIVDYQGRERRFGKTSEQISK; translated from the coding sequence ATGAATTATAAAGACCAAGTAATAAAAGAAAGATTACCCAAACACATAGCTATCATTATGGATGGCAATGGTAGGTGGGCAAAGCAGAGGGGACGACTGCGCGTATTTGGTCATGAAAACGGGGTAAATGCGGTGCGAAACACGGTGGAAGCGGCAGCCGAAATAGGAGTAGATTACCTCACTCTTTATGCTTTTAGTACCGAAAATTGGAACAGACCCCAAAAAGAAGTAGATGCTTTGATGTCACTTTTAGTTAAAAGTCTCAATAAAGAAACTGCTACATTAAATAAAAATAACATTAAATTAAATGCCATTGGTGACTTAAAAAGCCTTCAGCCCAAAACCTATACGGAATTGATGAAAGCCATAGAAAACACCAAAGAAAATACCCGCACAACTCTTACTTTAGCTTTAAGCTATAGTTCAAGATGGGAAATCACCAATATGGTGAAAAAAATTGCAGAAGAAACTTCCAAAGGAAATTTGGAAGTTGAAAATATTGACGAGAAAATAATATCAAACCACCTTTCTACTAGTCATATCCCAGATCCGGAATTATTGATCCGAACTAGTGGAGAACACCGCATCAGTAACTTTTTATTATGGCAAATAGCCTATTCCGAATTGTATTTTTGCCCTAAACTATGGCCCGACTTTGGAAAAGAAGATTTTTACGAAGCTATAGTCGATTATCAAGGGAGAGAAAGAAGATTTGGAAAAACCAGTGAACAGATAAGCAAATAA
- a CDS encoding RNA polymerase sigma factor, whose translation MKQPKRQKSENGKTVNFQLDEDQQLWNAIKLGDPIALKTLFDKYYDDLFFYGSKLESKHHSAADTIQDLFANIWEKRTSNKEVTYVKAYLFTSLRNNILKNSPKDLLNDCYSDENKISHHQFDISPEEIYLEHESQIENEQIIKELLAKLCPNQKEIIYLKFYGNYSNIEISEILSIKQQSVANLLARTIKTLRKHQKQNNINFVNILISGLL comes from the coding sequence ATGAAGCAACCCAAACGCCAAAAAAGCGAAAATGGCAAAACTGTCAATTTTCAACTTGATGAGGATCAACAGCTGTGGAATGCCATAAAACTTGGGGATCCGATTGCTTTAAAGACACTATTTGACAAATACTATGATGATTTGTTTTTTTATGGTTCAAAATTAGAAAGTAAGCATCATAGCGCTGCCGATACTATTCAAGATTTATTCGCCAACATTTGGGAAAAGAGAACGAGTAATAAAGAGGTGACTTATGTAAAAGCCTATCTCTTTACTTCTTTAAGAAATAATATTTTAAAAAATTCCCCAAAGGATTTATTAAACGATTGTTATTCGGATGAGAATAAGATTAGCCATCACCAGTTTGATATCTCCCCTGAAGAAATATATTTAGAACATGAATCTCAAATAGAGAATGAGCAAATCATCAAAGAACTATTGGCGAAACTTTGTCCAAACCAGAAAGAGATCATTTATCTGAAATTCTATGGTAATTATTCCAATATAGAAATAAGTGAGATTTTATCAATCAAGCAACAATCTGTAGCCAACTTACTGGCTAGAACAATAAAAACTTTAAGGAAACATCAAAAACAAAATAACATTAACTTTGTTAACATACTGATATCCGGCCTATTGTAG
- a CDS encoding NAD kinase: MVKIGIFGKNLKSETFPYIQTLFNKLSSVYAQVFVHEEFHSVIGKKIMMQNPIVFSQHSEIRDELDFMISLGGDGNMLSTVTLVQDSGIPIIGINLGRLGFLASINKEHINKAIDCLVEKKYTLESRSLIKLTTPKDVFGEQNFALNEISIYKKQPNSMISVIVHVDDQYLNSYWSDGLIVATPTGSTAYSLSTGGPILHPKAHNFVITPIAPHNLSVRPVVIPDDTIVRMKVADRDGGFYVSLDSRTIELESGIELQIEKESFEIQLVRLPEENFFGTIRAKLLWGIDKRN; encoded by the coding sequence ATGGTTAAAATAGGCATATTCGGAAAAAATTTGAAAAGCGAGACTTTTCCCTACATTCAGACTTTATTTAACAAGTTAAGTTCTGTTTATGCGCAAGTTTTTGTTCATGAAGAATTTCATTCTGTCATCGGAAAAAAGATAATGATGCAAAACCCTATTGTTTTTAGCCAACATTCTGAAATTAGAGATGAATTAGATTTCATGATTTCCTTGGGTGGTGATGGAAACATGCTCAGCACGGTTACTTTAGTGCAAGACAGCGGTATTCCTATCATTGGTATTAATTTAGGAAGACTTGGTTTTTTAGCCAGTATTAATAAAGAACATATCAATAAAGCCATCGACTGCTTGGTAGAGAAAAAATATACGCTAGAAAGCAGAAGCCTTATCAAGCTTACTACTCCAAAAGATGTTTTTGGGGAACAAAACTTCGCACTAAACGAAATCAGTATTTATAAGAAACAGCCCAATAGCATGATCTCTGTGATAGTTCATGTGGACGACCAATACCTTAATTCCTATTGGTCTGATGGTTTAATAGTGGCCACTCCCACCGGAAGTACAGCATATTCGCTAAGCACCGGCGGTCCTATTTTACATCCTAAGGCTCATAATTTTGTGATCACACCTATTGCACCTCACAATTTATCTGTTAGGCCTGTCGTTATCCCAGACGATACCATTGTTCGCATGAAAGTAGCGGATAGAGATGGCGGTTTTTACGTGAGTCTCGACAGCAGAACCATTGAATTAGAATCTGGGATTGAACTTCAAATTGAAAAAGAATCTTTTGAAATTCAACTGGTTCGATTACCAGAAGAAAATTTCTTTGGTACCATTAGAGCGAAACTACTTTGGGGTATCGATAAAAGGAATTAA
- a CDS encoding DUF6089 family protein: MKSKTKILNKSLLFLSLICLSFGSVLDLKAQTMDVGVFGGGVYYLGDINPNLHFASTQPAYGAFFRFNYKERWGFRLGASKGKLKADDKDFMEVNALQAYAGGDFDINDPNLIYYAISNRGLNFETDITELSLIAELNFFPFFVGSRKNTWTPYIFAGAAMYLYNPKPIGGGVNLRDLGTEGQGFAGREAPYGNTAFAIPFGLGLKISLGSRIGLGFEWGMRKTFNDYIDDISTSYYMDLYGYNPEEGIYYAPNPENPVEIISFPITDDVYYSDPTFSHKSGEKRGNEYNKDWYAFYGVSLTFKINLLKDDGCRDFGRDSYY, encoded by the coding sequence TTGAAAAGTAAAACTAAAATATTAAATAAAAGCCTGCTGTTCTTGAGCTTGATCTGCCTGAGTTTTGGGTCAGTACTAGACCTTAAGGCACAAACCATGGATGTGGGAGTCTTTGGTGGAGGAGTTTATTATTTAGGAGATATTAATCCGAATTTACATTTTGCATCAACACAACCTGCATATGGAGCATTTTTTAGATTCAATTATAAAGAAAGATGGGGTTTTCGATTAGGAGCTTCCAAAGGCAAACTAAAAGCCGATGATAAAGACTTTATGGAAGTTAATGCCCTACAAGCTTATGCTGGTGGAGACTTTGATATCAACGACCCCAACCTCATCTATTACGCAATTAGCAATAGGGGATTGAATTTTGAAACAGATATTACTGAATTAAGCCTAATTGCCGAATTGAACTTCTTTCCATTTTTTGTAGGAAGTAGAAAAAACACATGGACTCCATACATTTTTGCCGGAGCTGCCATGTATTTATATAATCCGAAACCAATAGGTGGCGGAGTAAACTTAAGAGATTTAGGTACCGAAGGACAAGGATTCGCAGGAAGAGAAGCTCCTTATGGAAATACGGCTTTTGCTATTCCTTTTGGCCTTGGTTTAAAAATCAGCTTAGGCAGTAGAATAGGTTTAGGATTTGAATGGGGAATGAGAAAAACCTTCAATGATTATATAGACGATATTAGCACCTCCTATTATATGGATTTATATGGTTATAATCCAGAAGAAGGAATATATTATGCTCCGAATCCTGAAAATCCAGTGGAGATTATTTCGTTTCCCATCACTGATGATGTATACTATTCAGACCCTACTTTTTCCCATAAAAGTGGAGAGAAAAGAGGCAACGAATACAATAAAGATTGGTATGCATTTTATGGCGTCAGCCTCACCTTTAAAATCAATTTGTTAAAAGATGATGGTTGTCGTGATTTTGGAAGGGATTCATATTATTGA